In a single window of the Pandoraea pulmonicola genome:
- the glnA gene encoding type I glutamate--ammonia ligase, which translates to MSKSVADVMNLVKEEDVKFVDFRFTDTRGKEQHVSVPVSHFDADKFESGHAFDGSSIAGWKGIEASDMLLVPDANTAYIDPFYEESTLVLTCDVIEPADGKGYDRDPRSIAKRAEAYLKSTGLGDTAFFGPEPEFFIFDSVQWNTDMSGTFVKINSEEAPWSSSKDFDGGNTGHRPGTKGGYFPVAPVDTFQDMRSEMCLLLEQLGVPVEVHHHEVAGQGQNEIGTKFSTLVERADWTQILKYVVHNVAHSYGKTATFMPKPVVGDNGSGMHIHQSVWKDGQNLFAGNGYGGLSEFALYYIGGIIKHARALNAITNPSTNSYKRLVPHFEAPVKLAYSARNRSASIRIPYVANPKGRRIEARFPDPMANPYLAFSAMLMAGLDGVQNKIHPGEAADKNLYDLPPEEDAKIPTVCSSLEQALGYLNEDREFLTRGGVFTDGMLDSYIALKTDEARRVAMTTHPLEFELYYSL; encoded by the coding sequence ATGAGCAAATCTGTGGCAGATGTGATGAATCTGGTTAAGGAAGAAGACGTCAAGTTCGTCGACTTCCGCTTTACCGATACGCGCGGCAAGGAACAACACGTCTCGGTGCCGGTGTCGCACTTCGACGCCGACAAGTTCGAGAGCGGCCACGCGTTCGACGGTTCGTCGATCGCCGGCTGGAAGGGCATCGAAGCCTCGGACATGCTGCTGGTGCCGGACGCCAACACTGCCTATATCGACCCGTTCTACGAAGAAAGCACGCTCGTGCTGACCTGTGACGTGATCGAACCGGCCGACGGCAAGGGCTACGATCGCGATCCGCGCTCGATCGCCAAGCGCGCCGAAGCCTATCTGAAGAGCACGGGCCTGGGCGACACCGCCTTCTTCGGCCCGGAGCCGGAATTCTTCATTTTCGACTCGGTCCAGTGGAACACGGACATGTCGGGCACGTTCGTGAAGATCAACTCGGAAGAGGCACCGTGGTCGTCGTCGAAGGACTTCGACGGCGGCAACACCGGCCACCGTCCGGGCACGAAGGGCGGCTACTTCCCGGTCGCGCCGGTCGACACGTTCCAGGACATGCGCTCGGAAATGTGTCTGTTGCTCGAGCAACTGGGCGTGCCGGTCGAAGTGCACCATCACGAAGTGGCGGGGCAAGGCCAGAACGAAATCGGCACGAAGTTCTCGACACTGGTCGAGCGCGCCGACTGGACGCAGATCCTGAAGTACGTCGTGCACAACGTGGCGCACAGCTATGGCAAGACGGCCACGTTCATGCCGAAGCCGGTCGTCGGCGACAACGGCTCGGGCATGCACATCCACCAGTCGGTCTGGAAGGACGGCCAGAACCTGTTCGCCGGTAACGGCTACGGCGGTCTGTCGGAGTTCGCCCTGTACTACATCGGCGGCATCATCAAGCACGCTCGTGCGCTTAACGCGATCACGAACCCGTCGACGAACTCGTACAAGCGCCTCGTGCCGCACTTCGAAGCCCCGGTGAAGCTGGCCTACTCGGCCCGCAACCGTTCGGCCTCGATCCGCATCCCGTACGTTGCCAACCCGAAGGGCCGCCGCATCGAAGCGCGCTTCCCGGACCCGATGGCCAACCCGTACCTGGCCTTCTCGGCCATGCTGATGGCTGGCCTGGACGGCGTGCAGAACAAGATCCACCCGGGCGAAGCTGCGGACAAGAACCTGTACGACCTGCCGCCGGAAGAGGACGCAAAGATCCCGACCGTGTGCTCGAGTCTCGAACAGGCGCTGGGATACCTGAACGAAGACCGCGAGTTCCTGACCCGTGGTGGCGTGTTCACCGATGGCATGCTCGATTCGTACATCGCGTTGAAGACGGACGAAGCGCGTCGTGTGGCCATGACCACGCACCCGCTCGAGTTCGAGCTGTACTACTCGCTGTAA
- the glnL gene encoding nitrogen regulation protein NR(II) gives MPDGPDDVDATELWEARLAATGILPGLEALPTVLLVLEKHTLRVVFANPAAEALLALSRRSLSQMTWNDVFTNGEVLASTMSELLGNHFQSTRLDLVLERTAQEPLHTHAIVAAPEAVPDFVIVELIENEQKLKNEREERIIDQALMNKQLIRNLAHEIKNPLGGIRGAAQLLEFELDQRELREYTQVIIKESDRLQTLVDRLLEPHRHPYIATDVNIHEVCERVRSVVLAEFPQGLSIERDYDVSLPDFRGDKEQLIQALLNIVRNGAEALREQIARGDARIVLRTRVARKITIAKRLHKLALELHVIDNGPGIPADIRDRIFYPLVSGRDGGSGLGLTLAQSFVQRHDGLIECESRPGRTDFRILLPLG, from the coding sequence GTGCCGGATGGCCCCGATGACGTCGATGCCACCGAATTGTGGGAAGCGCGCCTCGCCGCGACCGGCATTCTCCCGGGCCTTGAAGCCTTGCCGACCGTGTTGCTGGTGCTGGAGAAGCACACGCTGCGCGTCGTCTTCGCCAATCCGGCGGCCGAAGCGCTGCTTGCGCTCTCGCGCCGTTCGCTTTCGCAGATGACGTGGAACGACGTGTTCACGAACGGCGAAGTGCTCGCGTCGACAATGTCCGAGCTCCTCGGTAATCACTTCCAGTCCACACGCCTCGATCTGGTGCTCGAGCGCACCGCGCAGGAGCCATTGCACACGCACGCGATCGTGGCTGCGCCGGAAGCGGTGCCGGACTTCGTGATCGTGGAGCTTATCGAGAACGAGCAGAAGCTCAAGAACGAGCGCGAAGAACGCATCATCGATCAGGCGTTGATGAACAAGCAGCTCATTCGCAACCTGGCGCACGAGATCAAGAACCCGCTAGGCGGGATTCGCGGCGCGGCCCAGTTGCTCGAGTTCGAGCTCGATCAGCGCGAGTTGCGTGAATACACGCAGGTGATCATCAAGGAGTCCGACAGGCTGCAGACCCTTGTCGACCGCCTGCTCGAGCCGCACCGGCATCCGTACATCGCCACGGACGTCAATATCCATGAAGTGTGCGAGCGCGTGCGTTCCGTGGTGCTCGCGGAGTTTCCGCAGGGACTGTCGATCGAGCGCGACTACGACGTGAGCCTGCCGGACTTCCGGGGCGACAAGGAGCAACTCATACAGGCGCTGCTCAACATCGTGCGCAACGGTGCCGAGGCGCTGCGCGAGCAGATCGCGCGTGGCGACGCGCGCATCGTGCTGCGCACGCGAGTGGCGCGAAAGATCACGATTGCCAAACGTCTGCACAAGCTGGCATTGGAATTGCATGTGATCGACAACGGGCCCGGCATTCCCGCTGACATTCGTGACCGCATCTTCTATCCGCTCGTCTCCGGGCGCGACGGGGGAAGCGGTCTGGGACTCACACTGGCGCAGTCTTTCGTGCAGCGCCACGACGGTTTGATCGAATGTGAAAGCCGGCCTGGACGGACGGATTTCCGAATCCTGCTGCCCTTGGGCTGA
- the ntrC gene encoding nitrogen regulation protein NR(I), with amino-acid sequence MKPIWIVDDDQSIRWVLEKALSRANLPVRSFTGPREASAALEHDSPQVLVSDIRMAGGSGLELLQAAKQRHPGLPVIIMTAFSDLDSAVAAFQGGAFEYLAKPFDVDRAVELILRAVEESLREATDDERITEEPEILGQASAMQDVFRAIGRLSHSSATVLITGESGSGKELVARALHRHSPRASGPFIALNTAAIPKDLLESELFGHERGAFTGAQATRRGRFEQAESGTLFLDEIGDMPLDLQTRLLRVLSDGNYYRVGGHSPIKANVRVIAATHQNLEDRVRQGLFREDLYHRLNVIRLRLPSLRERSEDIPLLVRHFLQKSARELGVETKRISEAALAHLTRFPFPGNVRQLENLSNWLTVMAPAQTVEIKDLPPEFQSPATTQATGGASPVPVYAAGTSPAPPAPGAPSPGYGTVVPTSSSFAAPSSSGMVPGGSNVAATGEMVGAESWEPILRREVARLLRSASPDVMDQLTRRFETALINEALDFTRGRKVEAASRLGIGRNTITRKIQELGLET; translated from the coding sequence ATGAAGCCGATCTGGATAGTAGACGACGACCAATCGATTCGATGGGTGCTGGAGAAGGCGCTTTCGCGCGCCAATCTGCCGGTGCGCAGTTTTACGGGGCCGCGTGAAGCGAGTGCCGCGCTCGAACACGACTCGCCGCAAGTGCTGGTCTCGGACATCCGCATGGCGGGCGGCTCCGGCCTCGAACTGCTGCAGGCGGCCAAGCAGCGACACCCGGGGCTGCCGGTCATCATCATGACGGCCTTTTCGGATCTCGACAGTGCGGTGGCGGCCTTTCAGGGCGGCGCCTTCGAGTACCTGGCCAAGCCGTTCGACGTGGATCGCGCGGTCGAACTGATTCTGCGCGCCGTCGAGGAAAGCCTGCGTGAAGCGACCGACGACGAGCGCATCACCGAGGAGCCCGAGATCCTGGGGCAGGCCAGCGCGATGCAGGACGTGTTCCGGGCGATCGGCCGCTTGTCCCATTCGAGTGCGACCGTGCTCATTACCGGGGAATCGGGCTCGGGCAAGGAATTGGTTGCGCGTGCGTTGCATCGCCATTCGCCGCGGGCATCGGGGCCGTTCATCGCGCTGAACACGGCGGCGATTCCGAAAGATCTGCTGGAATCCGAATTATTCGGCCACGAGCGCGGTGCGTTTACCGGCGCCCAGGCCACGCGGCGCGGACGTTTCGAGCAAGCCGAGAGCGGCACGCTGTTCCTCGACGAAATCGGCGACATGCCGCTCGATCTGCAGACGCGTCTGTTGCGCGTGCTCTCGGACGGGAATTACTACCGCGTCGGTGGTCACAGCCCGATCAAGGCGAACGTACGCGTGATCGCCGCCACGCACCAGAATCTGGAAGACCGGGTGCGTCAGGGGCTTTTCCGCGAGGATCTGTATCACCGTCTGAACGTGATTCGCCTGCGCCTGCCGTCGCTGCGCGAGCGCAGCGAGGACATTCCGCTGCTCGTGCGGCACTTCCTCCAGAAGAGTGCACGCGAGCTGGGCGTGGAGACGAAACGCATCAGCGAGGCGGCGTTGGCGCATCTCACGCGCTTTCCGTTCCCGGGCAACGTGCGGCAACTGGAGAACCTGAGCAACTGGCTTACGGTGATGGCGCCGGCGCAGACCGTCGAAATCAAGGACCTTCCGCCGGAGTTTCAGTCGCCGGCGACTACGCAGGCCACTGGCGGAGCCAGCCCGGTGCCAGTCTATGCCGCGGGGACGTCGCCAGCGCCCCCCGCACCGGGCGCGCCGTCGCCGGGCTACGGAACGGTGGTGCCGACCTCGTCTTCGTTTGCTGCGCCATCGTCCAGCGGCATGGTGCCGGGCGGGAGCAACGTCGCGGCAACGGGCGAGATGGTGGGCGCCGAGAGCTGGGAGCCGATTCTGCGTCGCGAGGTGGCGCGATTGCTGCGCTCGGCGTCGCCTGACGTCATGGATCAGCTCACGCGCCGCTTCGAGACCGCGCTGATCAACGAAGCGCTCGACTTCACGCGCGGACGCAAGGTCGAGGCGGCGAGCCGCCTGGGGATCGGTCGCAACACCATCACGCGCAAGATCCAGGAACTGGGGCTGGAAACCTGA
- the rfbD gene encoding dTDP-4-dehydrorhamnose reductase, with product MARRILLTGATGQVGWELARCLQGMGDVHAPSRNEMDLLDTDSVVRTVRDFAPDLIINPAAYTAVDRAETDESAAYQVNAVVPGIMAEEAKRLGALVVHYSTDYVFDGTSQTPYREDEPTNPQNAYGRTKLAGEAAIAASGANHLVLRTSWVYGSRGANFLLTVQRLARERDELRIVADQYGAPTWCRTIAELTSQVLVQGLSEQGVDADFWRERGGLYHLSAAGQTTWHGFTEAILDRSATQKRPNVVAIPTSAYPLPAKRPAYSVLDNDKLARIFGVRAPDWREALALCLA from the coding sequence ATGGCAAGACGCATCCTGTTGACGGGCGCCACCGGGCAGGTCGGCTGGGAGCTGGCACGTTGCCTGCAGGGCATGGGCGATGTGCACGCCCCCAGCCGAAACGAGATGGACCTGCTCGACACCGATAGCGTGGTGCGTACCGTGCGTGACTTCGCACCGGACCTGATCATCAATCCGGCCGCCTATACGGCCGTCGATCGCGCGGAAACGGACGAGTCCGCCGCGTACCAGGTCAATGCCGTCGTGCCGGGGATCATGGCGGAAGAGGCCAAGCGTCTTGGCGCGCTGGTCGTGCATTATTCCACCGACTACGTTTTCGACGGCACCTCGCAGACGCCGTATCGCGAAGACGAACCCACCAATCCGCAAAACGCCTACGGCCGCACGAAGCTCGCCGGCGAGGCGGCGATCGCGGCGAGCGGCGCGAACCATCTGGTGCTGCGCACGAGCTGGGTGTACGGCTCGCGTGGAGCGAATTTCCTGCTGACGGTGCAGCGGCTCGCCCGCGAGCGCGACGAGTTGCGCATCGTGGCCGATCAGTACGGCGCACCGACGTGGTGCCGTACGATTGCGGAGCTCACGTCGCAAGTGCTGGTGCAAGGGCTGAGCGAGCAGGGTGTGGACGCCGACTTCTGGCGCGAGCGCGGCGGCCTTTACCATCTGAGCGCTGCCGGACAGACGACGTGGCACGGCTTCACGGAGGCGATCCTCGATCGGAGTGCAACGCAGAAGCGACCGAACGTTGTGGCGATTCCGACTTCTGCCTATCCGTTGCCGGCCAAGCGCCCGGCCTATTCGGTTCTCGACAACGACAAACTCGCCCGTATCTTCGGCGTGCGCGCGCCCGATTGGCGTGAGGCGCTCGCACTCTGTCTCGCATAA
- a CDS encoding pentapeptide repeat-containing protein, with protein sequence MMRFLNANPDARHPMALSAPFAETRAGESASHDHEPTPPPGALQFAMLRASVGERREIAQQVAWIEHMMADRSRDERRGSPADADAQMLPLAKSALARVWRVRFAHLSEGGKAGDIARDLVTWCKAARRQSVPAWLWFAIPGERMPDPIAYRQLPLREWPAPVLAMVLSLSRLRGANLSDLSIPGGDLRGVVADGARFAGANCNGACWSGASLRAAEFDHSHQVDADFESADLRGTRFRAADLSRARLVRADLRGSTFQYTVMRGANVGEAKCQGVVFSRVRLEAALFQRAHLDGACFDDGTARRMQLTAAHAKRSRWTAMTMPQCNALGADLRGAEFRDCDLTEWDASGAKLNGASWVSCDLRGARFCGASLKDVRLGADCNLGGTQWRNARLRLDAKWLRSLPPTQLAGVVRSWETFPVDAPALRADVFLQLLRALSGDSVGMMASTANAPVLQRLPAHVRSSEWLGRILTTGGEVGGIGDHDAFAELRRQWMTRMLDRLTDAKLTPSQAESFTLALVTVLETRCLDASPADVRALAGPICQVLFWAGEGAGGASAMWAQRLRAAWFKALPTALHTALSADGVDAFDPSFVLLTNGDVALRLPIRCLALALDPERASTTPMAAPDWRWLGARVVVRDAASDDFLPGTTSQLQALLREFGCLADLWPTERSLDAFVRLLGRWVGAVEASDADAVLRSRAGCVVPVLPDGMGGVPPARPLGTTDRFDATVCAGRPPTRLLLRRDAHLDINEVLSQSLRITDGDGVFPDTRMSRRVWLTAIAAGFVWLATQCHRPGIVRDSSAAPMLAPASQALYLSYARAALDESMVGATASQRIAEVEVLRESLVDASSEALGRHFLEWLMCPGIRALPGLEQACRQTLPWDWAMRLPLHPETLQNVMNTR encoded by the coding sequence ATGATGCGATTTCTGAATGCGAATCCCGACGCACGGCATCCGATGGCGTTGTCGGCACCGTTCGCCGAGACTCGGGCGGGTGAGTCCGCCAGCCACGACCACGAACCGACGCCGCCTCCGGGAGCGCTGCAATTCGCGATGCTCCGCGCGAGCGTGGGCGAGCGGCGCGAGATTGCGCAGCAGGTCGCCTGGATCGAGCACATGATGGCGGACCGCTCGCGCGACGAACGACGCGGCTCGCCAGCCGATGCCGATGCTCAGATGTTGCCTCTCGCCAAGTCGGCTCTCGCGCGGGTATGGCGCGTCCGCTTCGCCCATCTGAGCGAGGGCGGCAAAGCCGGAGATATCGCGCGCGATCTGGTGACGTGGTGCAAGGCGGCGCGTCGCCAGTCCGTGCCGGCGTGGCTCTGGTTTGCCATTCCCGGCGAGCGAATGCCCGATCCGATCGCGTACCGGCAACTGCCCTTGCGCGAGTGGCCAGCTCCTGTGCTCGCCATGGTGTTGTCCCTCTCTCGGCTGCGTGGCGCGAACCTGTCCGATCTGTCGATTCCGGGAGGCGACCTTCGCGGTGTCGTGGCGGACGGCGCCAGATTCGCCGGCGCCAATTGCAACGGTGCGTGCTGGAGCGGCGCGTCGCTGCGCGCGGCGGAATTCGATCATTCGCATCAGGTCGACGCCGACTTCGAATCGGCCGACTTGCGGGGGACGCGCTTTCGCGCGGCAGACCTGAGCCGAGCGCGGCTCGTCCGGGCGGACCTGCGAGGCTCGACGTTCCAGTACACCGTGATGCGCGGTGCAAATGTCGGCGAGGCGAAATGCCAGGGCGTCGTGTTCAGTCGTGTCCGGCTCGAAGCGGCGCTGTTTCAACGCGCGCATCTTGACGGCGCATGCTTCGACGATGGCACCGCGCGGCGCATGCAGCTCACGGCCGCGCATGCGAAGCGGTCTCGCTGGACGGCAATGACGATGCCGCAGTGCAACGCGCTCGGCGCCGATTTGCGCGGTGCGGAATTTCGCGATTGCGATCTCACCGAGTGGGATGCCAGTGGGGCGAAGCTCAATGGGGCGTCGTGGGTGTCCTGCGACCTGCGCGGCGCTCGATTCTGCGGTGCGAGTCTGAAGGACGTGCGGCTCGGCGCCGACTGCAATCTTGGCGGCACGCAATGGCGGAATGCACGGCTGCGTCTCGACGCGAAATGGTTGCGCAGTCTGCCACCCACGCAGCTGGCCGGGGTCGTTCGATCATGGGAGACGTTTCCTGTCGATGCCCCCGCGTTGCGAGCGGATGTCTTTCTGCAATTACTGAGGGCATTGAGCGGGGATTCCGTCGGCATGATGGCGAGCACCGCGAACGCACCCGTATTGCAGCGGCTCCCGGCGCATGTGCGGAGCAGCGAATGGCTCGGCCGTATCCTGACGACCGGCGGCGAGGTGGGCGGCATTGGCGACCACGATGCGTTCGCCGAACTACGTCGGCAATGGATGACGCGAATGCTCGATCGTCTGACGGATGCGAAGCTCACGCCAAGTCAGGCGGAGTCGTTTACGCTGGCGTTGGTGACGGTGCTGGAGACGCGGTGCCTGGACGCGTCGCCGGCCGATGTCCGGGCGCTGGCCGGGCCGATATGCCAGGTACTTTTCTGGGCCGGAGAGGGGGCCGGGGGTGCCAGTGCCATGTGGGCACAGCGCCTTCGCGCGGCGTGGTTCAAGGCGTTGCCTACGGCTCTGCATACCGCGCTCTCGGCGGATGGCGTCGACGCCTTCGATCCGTCGTTCGTGCTGTTGACGAACGGCGACGTCGCGTTGCGACTGCCGATACGCTGCTTGGCGTTGGCTCTGGACCCCGAGCGCGCGTCGACCACGCCGATGGCGGCGCCTGACTGGCGATGGCTCGGCGCGCGCGTCGTGGTGCGTGACGCCGCCTCGGACGACTTTCTGCCGGGCACCACTTCGCAGTTGCAGGCGTTGTTGCGGGAGTTCGGATGTCTCGCAGACCTATGGCCGACGGAGCGCTCGCTGGATGCCTTTGTCCGGCTCCTTGGCCGCTGGGTTGGCGCCGTGGAAGCGAGCGACGCGGACGCGGTACTTCGGAGCAGGGCGGGCTGCGTCGTTCCTGTGCTTCCCGATGGGATGGGCGGGGTGCCGCCTGCGCGTCCGCTGGGCACTACCGACAGGTTTGACGCGACGGTATGCGCGGGGCGCCCGCCCACGAGGCTATTGCTGCGCCGTGACGCGCACCTCGATATCAATGAAGTGTTGAGCCAATCACTGCGAATCACGGACGGCGACGGTGTGTTTCCAGATACGCGAATGTCGCGGCGAGTCTGGTTGACGGCAATCGCGGCCGGCTTTGTATGGCTCGCGACGCAATGCCATCGACCGGGAATCGTCCGAGATTCGAGCGCGGCGCCCATGCTCGCACCCGCTTCTCAAGCGCTTTACCTGAGCTACGCACGTGCTGCACTCGATGAGTCGATGGTGGGGGCGACGGCAAGCCAACGAATTGCAGAGGTCGAGGTGCTTCGGGAAAGTCTTGTGGACGCCTCGTCCGAGGCGCTTGGCAGACACTTCCTGGAGTGGCTGATGTGTCCCGGCATCCGGGCGCTGCCGGGGTTGGAGCAGGCGTGTCGCCAAACACTGCCGTGGGACTGGGCCATGCGTCTGCCGCTGCATCCCGAAACCTTGCAAAATGTCATGAATACACGGTGA
- a CDS encoding flagellar brake protein, which translates to MHSTSTASGYPGFVAVNRRELDAHAPLSWPLFDADGTPLLAAGERLPSEADLDWLFTMFAPHRPLPEAATSGEAAGRTEAANSASPLGTAASTVYLQGLPVPLPIGAWLQVRVAPEAETVRVRARLIGRAPNGMLIITPPSSGDTRLPVVAGDTLALWTFPGDNLYEFMCDVHSVHYGPFDYVVLSRPAQVRETPVRRTPRVDTRLVARLSPLDETSRASFTRMLADPQDVPEWLVLVRDISADGAGIVAKAPLPEGCHLVALQFRVSVGADVVPILGMAAVRSVDGPRADGTWTYGLEFMQMDTRNKAAIRCFVYESRLTDPRTGQ; encoded by the coding sequence ATGCACTCGACTAGTACTGCGTCAGGCTATCCGGGGTTCGTGGCGGTCAACCGCCGCGAGCTTGACGCGCACGCTCCGCTTTCCTGGCCGTTGTTCGACGCTGACGGTACGCCGTTGCTGGCAGCGGGCGAGCGGTTGCCGTCCGAAGCCGATCTCGACTGGCTTTTCACGATGTTCGCGCCGCACAGGCCGCTGCCGGAAGCCGCGACCTCGGGCGAGGCCGCCGGTCGTACCGAGGCGGCGAATTCGGCCTCACCGTTGGGCACCGCCGCGTCGACCGTCTATCTGCAAGGTCTGCCGGTGCCATTGCCGATTGGCGCCTGGCTCCAGGTGCGCGTCGCACCGGAGGCCGAAACGGTGCGTGTGCGGGCGCGCCTGATCGGACGTGCCCCGAACGGCATGCTGATCATCACACCGCCGTCGTCGGGGGATACGCGACTGCCTGTGGTGGCGGGCGACACGTTGGCTTTGTGGACTTTCCCGGGCGACAACCTGTACGAGTTCATGTGCGACGTGCACAGCGTGCACTACGGTCCGTTCGACTATGTGGTGCTGTCCCGGCCCGCGCAGGTGCGCGAGACGCCGGTGCGGCGCACGCCGCGCGTCGACACGCGATTGGTGGCGCGTCTGTCGCCGCTGGACGAGACGTCGCGCGCGTCGTTCACGCGCATGCTGGCCGATCCGCAGGACGTGCCGGAGTGGCTGGTGCTGGTGCGCGATATCAGTGCCGATGGAGCGGGCATCGTTGCGAAGGCGCCGTTGCCCGAAGGTTGTCATCTGGTGGCGCTGCAATTTCGTGTGTCGGTCGGCGCGGACGTGGTGCCGATCCTCGGCATGGCGGCCGTGCGCAGCGTGGACGGTCCGCGCGCCGACGGGACATGGACGTACGGGCTTGAATTCATGCAGATGGATACGCGCAACAAGGCGGCCATCCGATGTTTCGTCTACGAGTCCCGTTTGACGGATCCGCGTACGGGACAGTGA
- the xth gene encoding exodeoxyribonuclease III produces MQLATWNVNSLKVRLAHVQDWLRSNPVDVLCLQELKLTDESFPLTELAALGYTSHFTGQKTYNGVALLINHAKVGEATDLVKNLPNFVDEQRRLIAATIGGVRVVCGYFPNGQAVGSEKFAYKLNWLDALTHWISDEMERHPQLALLGDYNIAPEDRDVHDPAKWEGENLVSPQERQAFARLQGLGLRDTFRMFDQPEKTFSWWDYRMGAFRRNAGLRIDHILVSSALAERCTACEIDRVPRTWEQPSDHAPVVATFKD; encoded by the coding sequence ATGCAACTCGCCACCTGGAACGTCAACTCGCTCAAAGTTCGCCTCGCTCACGTGCAGGACTGGCTGCGCAGCAACCCGGTCGACGTTCTGTGTCTTCAGGAGCTCAAGCTCACCGACGAGAGCTTTCCGCTCACGGAACTCGCCGCACTCGGTTACACGTCGCATTTCACCGGGCAGAAGACGTACAACGGCGTTGCACTGCTGATCAATCACGCCAAGGTCGGCGAGGCCACGGACCTCGTGAAGAACCTGCCGAACTTCGTCGACGAACAGCGCCGTCTGATCGCCGCCACCATCGGCGGCGTGCGCGTGGTATGCGGGTACTTTCCGAACGGACAGGCCGTCGGCTCCGAAAAGTTCGCGTACAAGCTGAACTGGCTCGACGCCCTCACCCACTGGATCTCCGACGAAATGGAGCGCCACCCGCAACTCGCGCTGCTCGGCGACTACAACATCGCCCCCGAAGATCGTGATGTCCACGATCCGGCGAAATGGGAAGGCGAGAACCTGGTCTCGCCGCAGGAACGCCAGGCGTTCGCCCGTCTGCAGGGACTCGGGCTGCGCGACACGTTCCGCATGTTCGACCAGCCCGAGAAGACCTTCAGTTGGTGGGACTATCGGATGGGGGCGTTCCGCCGCAATGCGGGACTTCGCATCGATCACATCCTCGTGTCGTCAGCGCTGGCCGAACGATGCACGGCATGCGAAATCGATCGCGTGCCGCGCACGTGGGAACAACCCTCCGATCACGCGCCGGTCGTCGCAACGTTCAAGGACTGA
- a CDS encoding helix-turn-helix domain-containing protein: MPIRVTLGVMLAERNVKSKELAEFVGITEANLSLLKQGKVKGIRFETLERICTYLQCQPGDLLRYELTSDTEDADT; the protein is encoded by the coding sequence ATGCCAATACGAGTGACGCTCGGCGTGATGCTCGCCGAGCGCAACGTCAAGTCAAAGGAGCTCGCAGAGTTCGTCGGCATCACCGAAGCCAATCTCTCGCTGCTCAAGCAAGGGAAGGTCAAAGGTATCCGGTTTGAAACGCTGGAGCGGATCTGCACGTATCTGCAATGCCAGCCCGGCGATCTGCTGCGCTACGAATTAACATCCGACACGGAAGACGCCGACACATGA
- a CDS encoding DUF2975 domain-containing protein, producing MNRSLRPPPSSNPPEHSQRVARLHRLSKLMSWACLAVPVLLALATLHYWSRPPATGIFRQAGLNIAPPASIDALARFGGFAISMVPLAALIYGLLAARRCFLLFARDEALTSAAARGLRTFAIAMAVSAILQPVAGVALSVLLSALSPERAWSIGVNLGSDTLLQLLFSGVVVVIAWVLVEATEIADEHRQFV from the coding sequence ATGAACCGCTCACTTCGTCCACCCCCTTCCTCGAATCCGCCGGAACACTCGCAGCGAGTCGCCCGCCTCCATCGCCTGAGCAAGCTGATGTCGTGGGCCTGTCTCGCCGTTCCCGTCCTGCTTGCCCTGGCAACGCTCCACTACTGGAGCCGCCCCCCCGCCACCGGCATCTTCCGGCAGGCGGGCCTGAACATTGCGCCGCCCGCATCGATCGATGCGCTCGCCCGCTTTGGTGGATTTGCCATTTCGATGGTGCCGCTTGCCGCGTTGATCTACGGCTTGCTGGCTGCGCGTCGATGCTTCCTGCTGTTCGCGCGGGACGAAGCGCTCACGTCGGCGGCCGCGCGCGGGCTGCGGACCTTTGCCATCGCCATGGCGGTGTCGGCCATCTTGCAGCCGGTCGCCGGCGTGGCGCTCAGCGTGCTGCTAAGCGCGTTGAGCCCCGAGCGGGCGTGGAGCATCGGTGTGAATCTGGGATCGGATACCTTGCTGCAACTGCTGTTCTCGGGCGTCGTCGTCGTCATCGCGTGGGTACTCGTCGAAGCGACCGAAATCGCCGACGAGCATCGGCAGTTCGTCTGA